Below is a window of Cydia strobilella chromosome 8, ilCydStro3.1, whole genome shotgun sequence DNA.
TTTCTcaatataattttcataaacGTATTTATCGTCGGAATAGTATTCCTTATAAATAGAAAGACCTCCAAAAGGTTTTTTGGTTGCCAAGACATCTTGATATGTCTCAAACGGCTCTTCATATATAGGCTGTTTCATAATGTTTACCAGCTCCGCCTGGTACACCGTCCTGATAATAAAGCTAGCCCAAATCCAGAGTCCGGTCACTATTAGAAGAGATGGCTTCGAGGGCATTCTAACAATAGGCAGACCCATAAAAATAATCCAAGAATAAAACAGTAGGTTCGACTTCGGCGGGCTAATTCTAAGGGCGCATATAGCTTTTCTCCAAGCACGCGTCTTAGTAAAAGTATTCGTCAAAATTATCCCAATAAACAGGAAGAAAATTATGACCCTTAAGGTCATTTCAAATGGATATAACAGCTTTTCCCAGGCCGGCTTGAGGGCGGGCAAACCCGTAACCCACACTAAATCTATAGAACTGTATGTAAAAGAAATTTGAAAATTCGCATATTTAGTTGGAGACAGCGGAGAGGAGCACATCGAAGCGTGAGCTAGGCCGTTGAATACATCGCCGAGAGATCCTGTCCAATTGTTATTCACTAATTTGCCCCCATCACTGCCTTCCTTCGGCGTTATTATGACAAGTGAAGCGTTTAAAATGTCCACCACTAAAGTCAAAAGATCACCATCTTTACCTTGTGGCGCGCTATCATTGCTCAAATACATGAACGGGTGTTGCTCGAATGTAGAAACAATAAAAGGACACTGATACATATTCGAAAACTTTTCTGGGAATGCAGATTTGAAACAAGTATCATTTGGGCAGTTCAAACTAATGTTTAGCTTAACAGGTTCGCTATTCATGCATTTCTctggtaaaataaaaaagtaggaCAATACGGTGGGCTCTTCGTCGCCAAGAGAACCttttataaataacacatttacaattaaaacacTCGATAACATTTCAAAGATTTCTTTTTCATTGCATGTGTTATCTTCAGTTGAATAGCACAGGATGACAAATTTTCCATTTGTATCATACTGGTTCTGGGCTAGCCACTGAAGCATACCTGCTAATTCGGAAGATGTCTGACCGAGCAACACGAACTGTGGTATCACAGCTCGGTGGTAAGGTATAATTTTTCCCATTTTCACCACAACTGACTGCTTGTAATGGCTCAAGAATGACGCAATACCGACTAAGTTAATATTGTTAAACATCACCAAAGCAACGTATCGCCATTCAAAATTGTAAAACGCAATTTTGGCAGCTATCTTGCTCATGTTTCTTATAAATGGGAAATTGTCGTTGATGAACAACTGGGTGTTGTTCAAAGGCATTTGAAAAAGTTTGAGTTACGCCTAGCCTTATACTCgttcagctcagctttgtaatCCTGCACAAGTCATTTGTATGAAATAAGCGCACAGTGTGTCACGCTATACAAAAATCAGTGATAACCAACTGATCACTCTACATATTGCAGTCGTTATCTCTTCGATGACTAACAATTCTTAATTGACTGCATTTGGAACAGAAGGGTAATTATGAGTTTTTTATCGCATTACGTAACCATTGTTTACTGGATATTAGCATTTATAgatattagattttttgtaccgggttcacttaaaaaaaaaccgttatttatttgttaatatttttttactgagaACTCTAACTCGCTATTTTAACCCTTCTATgcacgatttttttctttttgcccgaaatGAATATATGTGTCAcgtcatcaacaaatccagcatttccattaaaaaaagtgacatttgatgaagtggaactgctgatgatgatcagaatggaactcttcaatgacacatagttcacgttcacgtttggcgatttgttgtcttcgttatggacccagacccacttggacccggactcggacccggacccggacatggaccccaactcggacccggacccggaccgaactcggacccggactttAACCCAGACCCCGACTCGGACCCAGACCGAACTCGGgaccaaacttggacccggacagccggacacggactcGGTTTCGGATctgaaatgctactagaaaagtgggttaggtgggtgggtggctttgaactgcgattctcacaaaacagaactgctattagaaaagtaggttaggtaagaactgtgacccttacagaaacgaaatgctatcagatcAAAAAAGTGGGttaataggttaggttagaactgcgacccttacagaaacgaaatgctaatAGAAAAGTGGGTGATTTTACTTagttttctacataattaggcaaaagatgctgtctttttaatttcattgtctggaatctaagagtgcaccatcagcAATGAGTaatctttcaacggcatcccccattgaagtcggttttttttcttaaaaaatattttttattcggttaATGATATAGGTA
It encodes the following:
- the LOC134743558 gene encoding uncharacterized protein LOC134743558; this encodes MSKIAAKIAFYNFEWRYVALVMFNNINLVGIASFLSHYKQSVVVKMGKIIPYHRAVIPQFVLLGQTSSELAGMLQWLAQNQYDTNGKFVILCYSTEDNTCNEKEIFEMLSSVLIVNVLFIKGSLGDEEPTVLSYFFILPEKCMNSEPVKLNISLNCPNDTCFKSAFPEKFSNMYQCPFIVSTFEQHPFMYLSNDSAPQGKDGDLLTLVVDILNASLVIITPKEGSDGGKLVNNNWTGSLGDVFNGLAHASMCSSPLSPTKYANFQISFTYSSIDLVWVTGLPALKPAWEKLLYPFEMTLRVIIFFLFIGIILTNTFTKTRAWRKAICALRISPPKSNLLFYSWIIFMGLPIVRMPSKPSLLIVTGLWIWASFIIRTVYQAELVNIMKQPIYEEPFETYQDVLATKKPFGGLSIYKEYYSDDKYVYENYIEKSLSEARQTTDRISNGSFDFMIAMKKESIYFRLMEFKGTRQVQIIPNKIANSPTVMFFKKFSFLATPVSRILSVTLEGGFSQKMYSRIFARANSFLRHSKNQGPAPLRLEHFMGSFIILLAGWILSAIFFAVEVICGKIVNANAYS